Proteins from one Pseudomonas grandcourensis genomic window:
- the rpoE gene encoding RNA polymerase sigma factor RpoE, translating to MLTQEEDQQLVERVQRGDKRAFDLLVLKYQHKILGLIVRFVHDTHEAQDVAQEAFIKAYRALGNFRGDSAFYTWLYRIAINTAKNYLVSRGRRPPDSDVSSEDAEFYDGDHGLKDLESPERALLRDEIEGTVHRTIQQLPEDLRTALTLREFDGLSYEDIASVMQCPVGTVRSRIFRAREAIDKALQPLLQEN from the coding sequence ATGCTAACCCAGGAAGAGGATCAGCAACTGGTCGAACGCGTTCAGCGCGGCGACAAGCGTGCTTTCGATCTGCTAGTGCTGAAATACCAGCACAAAATTCTCGGGTTGATCGTGCGTTTCGTGCACGACACCCATGAAGCCCAGGATGTGGCACAAGAAGCCTTTATCAAGGCATACCGTGCACTTGGAAATTTTCGCGGAGACAGCGCGTTTTATACGTGGCTTTACCGCATCGCCATCAACACGGCGAAAAACTATCTGGTTTCACGCGGCCGTCGGCCGCCGGATAGCGATGTCAGTTCCGAGGATGCAGAGTTCTACGATGGCGATCATGGCCTCAAGGATCTCGAGTCGCCAGAGCGGGCCTTGCTGCGGGATGAGATCGAAGGCACCGTCCATCGAACCATTCAGCAACTGCCGGAAGATTTGCGTACGGCTTTAACTTTACGTGAGTTTGATGGTCTGAGTTACGAGGACATTGCGAGTGTCATGCAATGTCCGGTAGGCACCGTGCGCTCCCGGATCTTCCGCGCCCGGGAGGCCATCGACAAAGCCCTGCAGCCGTTGTTGCAGGAAAACTAA
- a CDS encoding sigma-E factor negative regulatory protein, with translation MSREALQESLSAVMDNEADELELRRVLNACDDVETRDTWARYQIARAVMHKDLLLPRLDIAAAVSAALADEAVPAKASRGPWRSLGRLAVAASVTLAVLAGVRLYNQDEIAGVELAQQSTQPGLAVPQVKGPAVLAGYNESSDATGPMANGVLQGQPGWHDQRLPGYLRQHAQQAALKGTESALPYARAASLENR, from the coding sequence ATGAGTCGTGAAGCCCTGCAGGAATCGCTGTCCGCAGTGATGGATAACGAAGCGGACGAATTGGAATTGCGTCGGGTATTGAATGCCTGTGACGATGTTGAAACCCGTGATACCTGGGCTCGTTATCAGATCGCTCGGGCAGTGATGCACAAGGATCTGCTGCTTCCACGCCTGGACATCGCCGCGGCTGTTTCTGCTGCCCTGGCTGACGAAGCCGTACCGGCAAAAGCCTCCCGTGGTCCATGGCGCAGCCTGGGTCGTCTGGCGGTCGCAGCTTCCGTGACCCTGGCGGTGCTGGCCGGTGTACGTCTGTACAACCAGGATGAGATCGCCGGTGTCGAATTGGCCCAGCAATCCACTCAACCCGGACTGGCAGTTCCTCAGGTAAAAGGCCCAGCCGTTCTGGCAGGCTACAATGAGAGTTCGGACGCTACTGGCCCAATGGCCAACGGCGTATTGCAAGGTCAGCCAGGCTGGCACGATCAGCGTCTGCCAGGTTACTTGCGTCAACACGCACAACAGGCTGCACTGAAAGGCACTGAGAGCGCTCTGCCGTACGCTCGTGCCGCAAGCCTGGAAAACCGTTAA
- a CDS encoding MucB/RseB C-terminal domain-containing protein produces the protein MRAIPLLSLLLSGWFIVPAQADEAQDWLTRLGQAEQQQSFQGTFVYERNGSFSTHNIWHRVQDGKVRERLIQLDGSAQEVVRIDGQTQCVSGTLIAGLGDSPNSAARALDPQKLKNWYDLAVIGKSRVAGRSAVIVSLTPRDQHRYGFELHLDKETGLPLKSLLLDDKGRLLERFQFTQLDTADVPSEKDLQASNDCKPVNLESDKASAVKSAQVWRSDWLPPGFELTSSTARKDPETKTQVNSLMYDDGLTRFSVFLEPLNGATVTDTRTQLGPTVAVSRRLATTQGDMMVTVVGEIPVGTAERIALSMRTDAAATKQ, from the coding sequence ATGCGCGCCATACCTCTACTTTCGCTTCTGCTCAGCGGCTGGTTCATTGTTCCAGCCCAAGCCGATGAAGCCCAGGACTGGTTGACCCGCCTGGGCCAGGCAGAGCAACAGCAAAGCTTTCAGGGTACTTTCGTCTACGAGCGTAACGGTAGTTTTTCTACCCATAACATCTGGCACCGCGTCCAGGATGGAAAGGTCCGCGAGCGATTGATCCAGCTCGACGGTTCCGCTCAGGAAGTCGTTCGCATTGATGGGCAAACCCAATGCGTCAGCGGCACACTGATAGCAGGGCTTGGGGACTCCCCGAACTCCGCTGCCCGTGCACTCGATCCTCAAAAGCTCAAGAATTGGTATGACCTCGCCGTCATCGGCAAGTCGCGTGTCGCCGGGCGTTCGGCGGTGATCGTATCGCTGACACCCCGCGATCAGCACCGCTACGGTTTTGAACTGCATCTGGATAAAGAGACCGGCCTGCCTTTGAAGTCCTTGCTACTGGACGACAAGGGGCGGTTGTTGGAGCGTTTCCAGTTCACGCAACTGGATACCGCTGACGTCCCTTCCGAAAAAGACCTGCAGGCCAGTAATGATTGCAAGCCGGTCAACCTCGAGAGTGACAAGGCTTCTGCCGTCAAGTCTGCTCAGGTCTGGCGTTCCGACTGGTTGCCGCCCGGCTTCGAGCTGACCAGCAGCACCGCTCGCAAGGATCCGGAGACCAAGACCCAGGTCAACAGCCTGATGTATGACGATGGCCTGACGCGCTTTTCGGTATTCCTCGAGCCGTTGAATGGCGCAACAGTCACTGACACCCGTACTCAGTTAGGCCCGACCGTTGCGGTATCCCGGCGCCTGGCCACGACACAGGGCGACATGATGGTGACCGTCGTCGGCGAGATACCGGTCGGTACTGCTGAACGGATAGCGCTTTCGATGCGCACCGACGCCGCTGCAACCAAGCAGTGA
- a CDS encoding DegQ family serine endoprotease, which produces MSIPRLKSYLSIFATVLVLGQAVTAQAVELPDFTQLVEQASPAVVNISTTQKLPDRKVSQQMPDLEGLPPMLREFFERGMPPQSRSPRDRQREATSLGSGFIISTDGYILTNNHVIADADEILVRLADRSEMKAKLIGTDPRSDVALLKIEGKDLPVLKLGKSQDLKAGQWVVAIGSPFGFDHTVTQGIVSAVGRSLPNENYVPFIQTDVPINPGNSGGPLFNLNGEVVGINSQIYTRSGGFMGVSFAIPIDVAMDVSNQLKSGGKVSRGWLGVVIQEVSKDLAESFGLEKPAGALVAQIQDDGPAAKGGLQVGDVILSMNGQPIVMSADLPHLVGALKAGTKADLEVIRDGKRKNVELTVGAIPEEGKELDALPKSGIERSSNRLGVSVVELTDEQKKTYDLKGGVVIKEVQDGPAALIGLQPGDVITHLNNQAIGSTKEFADIAKALPKNRSVSMRVLRQGRASFITFKLAE; this is translated from the coding sequence ATGTCGATACCTCGCTTGAAGTCCTACCTTTCCATTTTTGCCACCGTGCTGGTGCTCGGTCAGGCGGTCACCGCCCAAGCGGTCGAATTGCCTGATTTTACGCAACTGGTCGAACAGGCCTCGCCTGCGGTCGTGAACATCAGTACTACGCAAAAGCTGCCGGATCGCAAAGTCAGCCAGCAAATGCCCGACCTCGAAGGCTTGCCGCCGATGCTGCGCGAATTCTTCGAGCGGGGCATGCCGCCACAATCGCGCTCACCTCGTGACCGTCAGCGCGAGGCAACCTCCCTGGGCTCGGGATTCATCATCTCTACCGATGGCTATATCCTGACCAACAACCACGTGATCGCCGATGCTGACGAAATCCTCGTCCGCCTGGCTGATCGCAGCGAAATGAAAGCCAAGCTGATCGGCACCGATCCACGTTCCGACGTGGCGCTGCTGAAAATCGAAGGCAAGGATCTGCCCGTGCTCAAGCTCGGTAAATCCCAGGACCTGAAGGCCGGCCAATGGGTTGTCGCGATCGGTTCTCCATTCGGCTTTGACCACACCGTGACCCAAGGCATTGTCAGTGCCGTCGGTCGCAGCCTGCCGAACGAAAACTATGTGCCGTTCATCCAGACCGACGTGCCGATCAACCCGGGTAACTCCGGTGGCCCGCTGTTCAACCTGAACGGTGAAGTGGTCGGGATCAACTCACAGATCTATACCCGCTCCGGTGGCTTCATGGGCGTGTCGTTTGCAATCCCGATCGACGTGGCCATGGATGTTTCCAATCAGCTGAAGTCCGGTGGCAAGGTCAGCCGTGGCTGGCTGGGCGTCGTGATTCAGGAAGTGAGCAAGGACCTGGCCGAGTCGTTCGGCCTGGAGAAGCCGGCTGGTGCGCTGGTTGCCCAGATCCAGGATGATGGTCCGGCTGCCAAGGGTGGCCTGCAAGTGGGCGATGTGATCCTGAGCATGAACGGTCAGCCAATCGTCATGTCGGCCGACCTGCCGCACCTCGTTGGCGCGTTGAAGGCTGGCACCAAGGCCGATCTGGAAGTGATTCGTGACGGCAAGCGCAAGAATGTCGAATTGACGGTCGGCGCGATTCCGGAAGAAGGCAAGGAACTGGACGCGCTGCCAAAATCCGGCATCGAGCGCAGCAGCAATCGCCTCGGAGTTTCGGTGGTCGAGTTGACTGATGAGCAGAAGAAAACCTACGACCTCAAGGGTGGTGTGGTGATCAAGGAAGTGCAGGACGGTCCTGCCGCTCTGATCGGCTTGCAGCCGGGTGATGTGATCACCCACCTGAACAACCAGGCCATCGGCTCCACCAAGGAGTTCGCGGACATCGCCAAGGCGCTGCCAAAGAACCGCTCGGTGTCGATGCGGGTACTGCGTCAGGGGCGTGCGAGCTTCATCACCTTCAAGCTGGCTGAATAA